A section of the Castanea sativa cultivar Marrone di Chiusa Pesio chromosome 12, ASM4071231v1 genome encodes:
- the LOC142620311 gene encoding uncharacterized protein LOC142620311, producing MASSLYHLKFVYLLSFLSTFHLIATRSFSSVQPLCRGHERSYLLQFKDSFVINKASSSEPWAYPKVASWALEGNNNDCCSWDGVECDEFTGHVIGLELNSSYLYGSINSTSSLFHLVHLRRLNLADNDFNNSQIPSTISNLSKLTHLDLSFSVFASQIPLEVSQLSQLSSLNLSRNSHLELKMPSLKSLVENLTSLEKFDLSGVKIISMVPTILANLSSLTFLSLSECRLHGEFPVGIFKLPNLRVLEVWNNEGLIGHLPDFQWSSTLERMDLSNTNFSGKLPASIGNLGSLTTISIWGCNFSGFIPSSLGNLTRLNSLDLSHNTYEGCIPSSFGNLIQLSFIFLHGNKFTGPIPLELANLTKLTTLLLGDNEFGGQIPSSIFNLTNLESLDLSGNYFNGKISELICNLSSLQVLDLSENNLSGPLPQCLHNFGDSLVVLDIRRNKFEGSVPQIWANGSKLMVINFSQNKFQGRLPRSLVKCVMLKALDLSNNQFNDTFPSWLGNLPNLKILILRSNKFYGPIKTHSMNYEFPNLQIIDLSYNSFTGMLPVELFQNSNSSIFDREYHLSYIQVYSTFATNFTYPSFTVYFVYSFLMMMTNKGVNTIYEKVQEIFTALDFSSNRFAGDIPESIGNIKVLHLLNLSNNILTGYIPPTLGNLAELESLDLSQNKLIGEIPKQLTQLTFLESFNVSHNDLVGLIPQGKQFNTFQNSSFEGNSKLCGNPLSKKCKYYEALPPLPSTSNKSQDLGSPLQFGWRIVMIGYGCGLLVGVAIGHIVIARNHDWLMKTFGVRQPVPGRKV from the exons ATGGCGTCCTCTTtgtatcatttaaaatttgtgtacttgctttcttttctctcaacaTTTCATCTTATAGCCACTCGCTCTTTTTCTTCTGTGCAGCCTCTTTGTCGTGGTCATGAAAGGTCTTACTTGTTGCAATTTAAGGACAGCTTTGTCATCAACAAGGCCTCTTCTTCTGAACCGTGGGCTTATCCCAAGGTTGCATCCTGGGCATTAGAAGGAAACAACAATGACTGCTGCTCATGGGATGGGGTAGAGTGTGATGAGTTCACGGGCCATGTGATTGGCCTTGAACTCAATAGTAGCTATCTCTACGGTTCTATTAACTCCACCAGCAGCCTTTTCCATCTTGTTCATCTTCGAAGGCTTAATCTTGCTGACAATGATTTTAACAACTCTCAAATCCCATCCACCATTTCCAATCTATCTAAACTAACTCATCTCGATCTCTCTTTTTCTGTGTTTGCTAGTCAAATCCCATTAGAAGTTTCACAATTGTCCCAATTGTCATCCCTCAATCTAAGTAGAAACAGTCATTTAGAACTCAAGATGCCTAGTTTAAAAAGTCtagttgaaaatttaactagcCTAGAAAAGTTTGATTTGAGTGGGGTGAAAATAATCTCCATGGTGCCTACGATCTTGGCAAATTTGTCTTCTTTAACGTTCCTCAGTCTCAGTGAATGCAGATTGCATGGGGAATTTCCAGTAGGCATCTTTAAGCTTCCGAATTTACGAGTTCTTGAGGTATGGAACAACGAAGGTCTCATCGGCCATCTGCCTGACTTTCAATGGAGTAGCACCCTTGAGAGAATGGATCTTTCAAATACAAATTTCTCAGGTAAGCTACCTGCTTCAATTGGAAACCTTGGGTCTCTAACTACAATATCAATATGGGGTTGCAACTTCTCTGGGTTCATTCCATCTTCACTTGGCAACCTCACACGTCTAAATTCTCTGGATCTTTCACATAACACTTATGAGGGCTGCATTCCATCTTCCTTTGGAAACCTCATCCAACTTTCTTTTATATTCCTTCACGGTAATAAATTCACTGGTCCAATACCTCTTGAGCTTGCAAATCTGACAAAACTAACTACCTTGCTTCTTGGTGACAACGAGTTTGGTGGCCAGATTCCAAGCTCAATCTTTAACCTTACAAATCTAGAATCTCTTGATCTTTCCGGTAACTACTTTAA TGGAAAAATTTCCGAATTGATTTGTAACTTGAGTTCTCTTCAGGTCCTTGATTTGTCAGAGAACAACTTAAGTGGTCCACTTCCTCAATGCTTGCACAACTTCGGTGATTCTTTGGTCGTTTTGGATATACGAAGGAACAAATTCGAAGGAAGCGTCCCACAAATTTGGGCAAATGGAAGCAAATTAATGGTAATTAACTTCAGCCAAAACAAATTCCAAGGGCGGTTACCAAGATCTTTGGTCAAGTGTGTAATGTTGAAGGCCCTTGATCTCAGTAATAACCAGTTCAATGATACTTTCCCCTCTTGGTTAGGAAACCTTCCAAATTTGAAGATTCTCATTTTGCGGTCTAACAAATTTTACGGACCAATAAAGACTCACAGCATGAATTATGAGTTTCCTAACTTACAAATCATTGACCTCTCATACAATAGTTTTACTGGAATGTTGCCAGTAGAATTATTTCAAAACTCGAATTCTTCCATCTTTGATCGTGAATACCACTTGTCATATATTCAAGTATACTCAACTTTTGCAACAAATTTCACTTATCCGAGTTTCACAGTGTACTTTGTGTATAGTTTCTTAATGATGATGACAAACAAGGGAGTGAACACAATTTATGAAAAGGTCCAAGAAATTTTTACAGCCCTTGATTTTTCTAGTAATAGATTTGCAGGAGACATTCCAGAATCAATTGGAAATATAAAAGTACTTCATTTGCTCAATCTTTCCAATAACATTCTCACTGGCTACATCCCACCAACATTAGGAAATCTTGCAGAGTTGGAATCGTTGGACCTTTCTCAAAACAAGCTCATAGGTGAGATCCCAAAGCAGCTAACACAACTTACTTTCTTGGAATCCTTCAATGTTTCTCATAACGATCTTGTGGGGCTTATACCACAAGGAAAACAATTTAATACATTTCAAAACAGTTCATTTGAGGGAAATTCAAAATTGTGTGGAAACCCATTGTCAAAGAAATGTAAGTATTATGAGGCTTTACCACCTTTACCTTCAACCTCGAATAAGAGCCAAGATTTGGGGTCTCCACTTCAATTTGGTTGGAGAATTGTTATGATTGGCTATGGATGTGGACTGCTTGTTGGGGTGGCTATTGGGCATATTGTGATTGCAAGGAATCATGATTGGTTAATGAAGACTTTTGGAGTGAGGCAACCGGTACCAGGAAGAAAGGTTTGA
- the LOC142618714 gene encoding origin of replication complex subunit 3 — MAPTSASAADSPTQSAPDTIENNLQPFFVLHKAPSRKSETRSAGTGKTRRRIDLSPSPTKKTEKSEERDQQRFEQLRMEAFELVWSKIDSTIKDVLRGINTNVFDEIHRWVCESFNTIKSFGTPGIAEATRAFPIVTDASSKLLFAGLVLTKNMEFVDDLLTFEEVGLCLKSHECHVANLSSLDFSAKNGIGGCLRGLLRQFLMATLDAADMSILASWYREQENNNSPVVVIIDDMERCCGSVLSEFILMLSEWVVKIPIILLMGVSTTLDAPRNLLPSNVLQQLCPSKFVLGSPAERMDAVVEAVLVKQCSGFSVGHKVAVFLRNYFLNQDGTLISFIRALKIACALHFSMEPQSFILGGLLDEEEQEGEKSGLLPEIILKNAPQLPLYVRNQMAEQNGKSLVHGLSELKRLHKCWSIVVLCLYEAGNCDKIRLLDLLCEALDPDLYTSKASNNVVLENDCGLPITSDRFMRRKYSTSQKGGLISQIIRKVRDLPAAMLYQLLKNWEKITVDVPEIHDKVKELQSEFRFEDGKLKQNADDISKRHSSLSPLNSEKDSKAISEKAAALLDSLVGDFFRPIECIPFHEIVCFKSVEKLQSALIGDPRRRIQVDLLEFYKILRCSCCSKSGNILVPSMHDTSVMYTLAQEHGDLINLHDWFQSFKAIVLRPSKKGKPKSKQSPLPKKRKDMNESENKSEASIQARFCRAVTELQITGLLRMPSRRRPDCVQRVAFGL; from the exons ATGGCGCCCACATCGGCTTCTGCGGCGGATTCACCAACTCAATCTGCACCCGATACCATCGAAAATAATCTCCAG CCATTCTTTGTTCTTCACAAAGCTCCGTCCCGAAAATCTGAGACAAGGTCAGCTGGAACAGGGAAAACCCGAAGGCGAATTGATCTGTCTCCATCACCTACTAAGAAGACTGAGAAATCCGAAGAACGCGATCAACAACGCTTCGAGCAATTACGTATGGAAGCTTTCGAGCTTGTTTGGTCGAAAATCGACTCCACTATCAAG GATGTTTTGAGGGGTATCAATACTAATGTATTCGATGAAATACATCGCTGGGTTTGTGAGTCCTTTAATACTATCAAATCATTTGGAACACCTGGTATCGCTGAAGCAACTCGAGCTTTTCCCATTGTAACAGATGCTTCTTCTAAACTGTTGTTTGCGGGGCTGGTTCTGACAA AGAATATGGAGTTCGTTGACGATCTATTGACTTTTGAAGAGGTTGGCCTTTGTTTGAAATCTCATGAATGCCATGTGGCTAACCTTTCGTCCTTGGACTTCTCAGCCAAGAATGGGATTGGTGGTTGCCTCAGAGGTTTATTGAGACAGTTCTTAATGGCTACTTTGGAT GCAGCTGATATGTCCATCTTAGCATCATGGTACAGAGAACAAGAAAACAATAATTCCCCAGTGGTTGTGATCATAGATGATATGGAACGATGTTGTGGGTCTGTCTTATCTGAATTCATCCTTATGTTGAG TGAATGGGTTGTAAAGATTCCAATTATTCTATTAATGGGTGTTTCCACAACACTGGATGCTCCAAGAAACCTTCTTCCTTCAAATGTGTTGCAGCAGTTGTGCCCTTCTAAGTTCGTATTGGGATCACCAGCCGAGAGAATGGATGCAGTTGTTGAGGCAGTCCTTGTGAAGCAGTGTTCTGGGTTTAGTGTTGGTCATAAGGTAGCTGTTTTCTTGAGAAACTACTTCTTAAACCAGGATGGAACACTAATATCATTTATTAGAGCTTTGAAG ATTGCATGTGCCCTACATTTCTCCATGGAGCCTCAGAGCTTCATACTTGGTGGCTTGCTCGATGAAGAAGAACAAGAG GGAGAGAAAAGTGGTTTACTGCCAGAAATAATATTGAAGAATGCTCCTCAGCTTCCGTTATATGTAAG GAATCAAATGGCTGAACAGAATGGCAAAAGTTTGGTCCATGGTTTGTCAGAACTGAAGAGACTGCACAAGTGCTGGAGCATTGTTGTCTTG TGCCTTTATGAAGCTGGAAATTGTGATAAAATCCGACTGCTAGACTTGTTATGTGAGGCACTTGATCCTGATTTGTACACCTCAAAAGCTTCCAATAATGTGGTACTAGAAAACGATTGTGGTTTACCTATAACTAGCGATCGTTTTATGCGGCGAAAGTATTCTACCTCTCAGAAAGGAGGTTTGATCAGTCAGATAATACGCAAAGTAAG AGATCTCCCGGCAGCAATGCTCTATCAGTTGTTGAAGAATTGGGAAAAAATTACTGTGGATGTACCTGAG ATCCATGACAAAGTCAAGGAGTTGCAGTCTGAATTCAGATTTGAAGATGGCAAGTTGAAACAAAACGCCGATGACATATCCAA GAGACATTCATCTTTGAGCCCTTTAAACAGTGAGAAGGACTCAAAAGCAATAAGTGAGAAAGCTGCTGCATTATTAGATTCCTTGGTTGG AGATTTCTTTAGGCCTATTGAGTGCATTCCTTTTCATGAAATTGTTTGCTTTAAGAGCGTTGAGAAACTTCAATCG GCTTTAATTGGAGATCCAAGGAGAAGGATTCAAGTCGATCTTCTGgagttttacaaaattttgcggTGTAGTTGTTGCAGCAAGAGTGGCAATATCCTTGTGCCATCTATGCATGATACCTCAGTTAT GTATACTCTAGCTCAGGAGCATGGTGATCTTATCAATCTCCATGACTGGTTCCAATCTTTCAAAGCAATTGTTCTTCGTCCTAGTAAGAAAGGGAAACCCAAGTCGAAACAGTCCCCActaccaaagaaaagaaaggacaTGAATGAATCTGAGAACAAGAGTGAAGCATCAATTCA AGCAAGGTTTTGTAGAGCAGTTACGGAGCTACAGATTACTGGGCTCCTTCGGATGCCTAGCAGAAGACGCCCTGATTGTGTGCAGAGAGTGGCCTTTGGACTCTAA
- the LOC142620312 gene encoding uncharacterized protein LOC142620312 translates to MSFNEEDARGVKQPHNDPLVIMLTIEGFNTKRILVDNGSSADIIFLPAFQQLKLDPGRLRPFDSPLVSFSGDRVYPKGIVMLKVTVGTYSRQLTHQLDFLVVDCPSSYNIIIGRPTLNRWKAATSTYCLKVKFPTEDSVGEVKGDQDTTRSGWLRKIRKKLLSSQAKDSIAIG, encoded by the exons ATGTCTTTCAACGAGGAAGATGCTAGGGGAGTAAAGCAGCCACATAATGACCCTTTGGTTATAATGCTTACGATTGAGGGGTTCAACACCAAGAGGATCCTCGTAGACAATGGTAGCTCCGCTGACATCATCTTCCTACCGGCCTTCCAGCAACTGAAGTTAGACCCTGGAAGATTACGCCCGTTTGACTCCCCCCTCGTCAGTTTCAGTGGAGACAGGGTGTACCCTAAGGGCATAGTGATGTTGAAAGTCACTGTGGGGACCTACTCGAGGCAGCTGACCCATCAATTGGACTTCCTGGTGGTAGATTGCCCCTCCTCTTATAATATAATCATTGGAAGGCCTACGCTTAATCGATGGAAGGCAGCTACTTCTACCTACTGCTTAAAAGTGAAATTCCCAACTGAAGACAGTGTTGGTGAGGTAAAAGGGGATCAG gatacaaccagATCAGGATGGCTGAGaaagatcaggaaaaaactgctttcatcacaagccaaggactctaTTGCTATAGGCTGA